Proteins encoded in a region of the Phocoena phocoena chromosome X, mPhoPho1.1, whole genome shotgun sequence genome:
- the MSN gene encoding moesin yields MPKTINVRVTTMDAELEFAIQPNTTGKQLFDQVVKTIGLREVWFFGLQYQDTKGFSTWLKLNKKVTAQDVRKESPLLFKFRAKFYPEDVSEELIQDITQRLFFLQVKEGILNDDIYCPPETAVLLASYAVQSKYGDFNKEVHKSGYLAGDKLLPQRVLEQHKLNKDQWEERIQVWHEEHRGMLREDAVLEYLKIAQDLEMYGVNYFSIKNKKGSELWLGVDALGLNIYEQNDRLTPKIGFPWSEIRNISFNDKKFVIKPIDKKAPDFVFYAPRLRINKRILALCMGNHELYMRRRKPDTIEVQQMKAQAREEKHQKQMERALLENEKKKREMAEKEKEKIEREKEELMERLKQIEEQTKKAQQELEEQTRRALELEQERKRAQSEAEKLAKERQEAEEAKEALLQASRDQKKTQEQLALEMAELTSRISQLEMARQKKESEAVEWQQKAQMVQEDLEKTRAELKTAMSTPHVAEPAENEQDEQDENGAEASAELRADAMAKDRSEEERTTEAEKNERVQKHLKALTSELANARDESKKTANDMIHAENMRLGRDKYKTLRQIRQGNTKQRIDEFESM; encoded by the exons gtGGTGAAAACTATCGGCCTGAGGGAAGTTTGGTTTTTTGGTCTGCAGTACCAGGACACTAAGGGTTTCTCTACTTGGCTAAAACTCAATAAGAAG GTGACTGCCCAGGATGTGCGGAAGGAAAGCCCCCTGCTTTTCAAGTTCCGGGCTAAGTTCTACCCTGAGGATGTATCCGAGGAATTGATCCAGGACATCACACAGCGACTATTCTTCCTGCAAGTGAAGGAGGGCATTCTCAATGATGATATTTACTGCCCACCTGAGACTGCTGTGTTGCTGGCCTCCTATGCTGTCCAGTCCAAGTATGGTGACTTCAATAAGGAAGTCCACAAGTCTGGCTACTTGGCCGGGGACAAGTTGCTGCCACAGAG GGTCCTGGAACAGCACAAACTTAACAAGGACCAGTGGGAGGAACGTATCCAGGTGTGGCATGAGGAGCACCGGGGCATGCTCAG GGAGGATGCTGTCCTGGAGTATCTGAAGATTGCCCAGGATCTGGAGATGTATGGTGTGAACTACTTCAGCATCAAGAACAAGAAAGGCTCAGAGCTGTGGCTGGGAGTGGATGCCCTGGGTCTCAACATCTATGAGCAGAATGACAG ACTGACTCCTAAGATAGGCTTCCCCTGGAGTGAAATCAGGAACATCTCTTTTAATGACAAGAAATTTGTCATCAAGCCCATTGACAAAAAAGCCCCG GACTTCGTCTTCTATGCTCCTCGGCTGCGGATTAACAAGCGGATCTTGGCTCTGTGTATGGGGAACCATGAGCTATACATGCGCCGCCGCAAGCCCGACACAATCGAGGTGCAGCAGATGAAGGCACAGGCCCGGGAGGAGAAGCACCAGAAACAGATGGAGCG tGCTCTgctggaaaatgagaaaaagaaacgtGAGAtggcagaaaaggagaaggagaagattgAACGGGAAAAGGAGGAACTGATGGAGAGGCTGAAGCAGATCGAGGAACAGACTAAGAAGGCTCAACAAG AACTGGAAGAACAGACCCGCAGGGCTCTGGAACTTGAACAGGAGCGGAAGCGTGCCCAGAGCGAGGCTGAGAAACTGGCCAAAGAGCGTCAAGAAGCTGAAGAAGCCAAGGAGGCCCTGTTGCAGGCCTCCCGGGACCAGAAGAAGACCCAGGAACAACTG GCCTTGGAAATGGCAGAGCTGACATCTCGGATCTCCCAGCTGGAGATGGCCCGACAGAAAAAGGAGAGTGAGGCTGTGGAATGGCAGCAGAAG GCTCAGATGGTACAAGAAGACTTGGAGAAGACCCGTGCAGAGCTGAAGACTGCTATGAGCACGCCTCATGTGGCAGAGCCTGCCGAGAATGAGCAGGATGAGCAGGATGAGAACGGTGCAGAGGCCAGCGCTGAACTGCGGGCTGATGCCATGGCCAAGGATCGCAGCGAGGAGGAACGTACCACTGAGGCAGAGAAGAATGAGCGTGTGCAGAAGCACCTGAAG GCCCTCACTTCAGAGCTGGCCAATGCCCGTGATGAGTCCAAGAAGACTGCTAATGACATGATCCATGCTGAGAACATGCGACTGGGTCGAGACAAGTACAAGACCCTGCGCCAAATCCGGCAGGGCAATACTAAGCAGCGCATTGATGAGTTTGAGTCCATGTAA